From the Leptospira sp. WS60.C2 genome, one window contains:
- a CDS encoding alpha/beta hydrolase, which produces MPRVFLSLQESKNTVKFSICMAKSCSLFHNLRQISSVLLITFTFVLVSCAGRPNYQPKANLSYANFEVYFQEKLNESKRKNHRPGNEERYISFGKKTPLAFLYIHGFGASRAEGEDVMERLAKKYKANTYLLRLPGHGTNKEDQRDQSFNNYLDASREALYMMQSQGDRVIVFGSSMGGLLATWLASEYPEEVDGLVLANPFYAPVDGSLNILNYPGGLSFIHLLKGKVRASSHNNPKVLPERNNFWYPEQYFEALVGVNDLKNYAAVPDVFRKVTSPALLLYYYKNEKEQDPTASVPKMLEGYANFGLEKSPNPLNKKVAVENGMHVLLSKWVITDKTFIEAQIDAWLKEVSKSK; this is translated from the coding sequence GTGCCAAGGGTTTTTCTCTCTTTACAAGAAAGCAAAAACACTGTAAAATTTTCCATTTGTATGGCTAAATCGTGTTCTTTATTCCACAACTTGAGACAGATCAGTTCTGTCCTTCTTATCACATTCACATTCGTCTTAGTTTCTTGTGCAGGACGACCTAACTACCAACCAAAAGCAAACTTAAGTTATGCGAACTTTGAGGTATACTTCCAAGAGAAGCTAAACGAAAGTAAACGGAAAAACCACAGACCTGGAAACGAAGAACGTTACATCAGTTTTGGGAAAAAAACTCCTCTCGCCTTCTTATACATCCATGGTTTTGGTGCTTCCCGTGCGGAAGGAGAAGATGTCATGGAACGATTGGCAAAAAAATACAAAGCCAATACGTATTTACTTCGCCTTCCCGGCCACGGCACAAACAAGGAAGACCAAAGAGACCAAAGTTTTAACAATTATTTAGATGCTTCTCGCGAGGCATTGTATATGATGCAGTCACAAGGTGACCGAGTGATTGTATTCGGTAGTTCTATGGGAGGACTCCTTGCTACTTGGCTTGCTTCAGAATACCCTGAAGAAGTGGATGGACTCGTACTTGCGAATCCATTTTATGCACCTGTTGATGGTAGTTTGAATATTCTAAATTACCCTGGTGGGCTTAGTTTCATTCATTTACTCAAAGGAAAAGTAAGAGCATCATCTCATAACAATCCGAAGGTATTGCCAGAACGAAATAACTTTTGGTATCCTGAACAATACTTTGAAGCTCTTGTCGGTGTGAATGACCTTAAAAATTATGCCGCTGTTCCAGACGTGTTTCGTAAGGTGACTTCCCCGGCTTTACTCTTATACTATTACAAGAATGAAAAGGAACAGGATCCTACTGCGAGTGTTCCCAAGATGTTAGAGGGCTATGCAAATTTTGGATTGGAAAAATCTCCGAACCCTCTCAATAAAAAAGTAGCTGTCGAAAATGGAATGCATGTCCTCTTATCAAAATGGGTGATCACAGATAAAACATTCATCGAAGCTCAGATTGATGCTTGGTTAAAAGAAGTATCGAAATCAAAATAA
- a CDS encoding SDR family NAD(P)-dependent oxidoreductase, which yields MNHIKEKIALVTGANRGIGKQVSIDLAKRGIYVLIGARNVSEAEDTLKQVLSVGKGEIISLDVSKEQSINETSDIITGSFGRLDILVNNAGIFIDSGSFYDTTSEDLHKTLLVNLFGPFRLIQIFLPMMIQNDYGRIVNVSSGMGQLSDMGGGYPAYRISKTAINALTNLSSTEAVGKNIKINSVCPGWVKTDMGGANATRPVEKGAETIAWAATLPESGPTGKFFRDQKEIPW from the coding sequence ATGAACCATATTAAAGAAAAAATTGCTCTAGTTACTGGTGCAAACAGAGGCATTGGGAAACAAGTCTCCATTGATTTGGCAAAACGAGGAATCTATGTTTTGATCGGTGCAAGAAATGTTTCTGAGGCTGAAGATACTTTAAAACAAGTGTTATCCGTAGGTAAAGGAGAAATCATTTCTCTGGATGTCTCTAAAGAACAAAGTATCAATGAAACGTCGGATATCATCACAGGTAGTTTTGGTCGATTAGACATTCTTGTGAACAATGCAGGAATTTTTATAGATTCAGGCTCTTTTTATGATACTACATCGGAAGACTTACATAAAACACTTCTCGTGAATTTATTTGGCCCTTTTCGACTCATTCAAATCTTTTTACCCATGATGATCCAGAATGATTACGGTCGTATTGTAAATGTTAGTTCTGGCATGGGGCAACTTTCCGATATGGGAGGTGGTTACCCAGCATATCGAATCTCCAAAACTGCGATCAATGCGTTGACAAACCTTTCTAGTACGGAAGCTGTTGGAAAAAATATCAAAATCAATTCTGTATGTCCTGGTTGGGTGAAAACAGATATGGGTGGTGCCAATGCCACAAGGCCAGTGGAAAAAGGGGCAGAAACCATTGCATGGGCCGCGACGCTTCCCGAAAGCGGACCTACAGGGAAATTCTTCCGAGACCAAAAAGAAATTCCTTGGTGA
- a CDS encoding SRPBCC family protein encodes MNSKQNEVKIIRKSETEVVFQRYFDAPKELVFDCHTKPELMRRWLIGPEGMVLDTCEQDLRVGGKYLYLYADQKGNKSGVYGTFREVVVPETLSNTENYIMDMATFDADAPEDPNATFESRTFETEGKRTLMTHLCRYASSDICKMMVESGAADGMAECYLELDKYLTTIQ; translated from the coding sequence ATGAATTCAAAACAAAATGAAGTGAAGATAATTCGTAAAAGTGAAACAGAGGTTGTGTTTCAAAGGTATTTCGATGCACCTAAGGAATTGGTTTTTGATTGTCACACCAAACCTGAGTTAATGCGTCGCTGGCTAATCGGCCCAGAAGGCATGGTCCTTGATACTTGTGAACAAGACCTACGTGTGGGTGGAAAGTATTTGTATTTATACGCCGACCAAAAAGGAAACAAATCGGGTGTATACGGAACATTTCGCGAAGTTGTTGTTCCAGAGACTCTTTCCAACACAGAAAATTATATTATGGACATGGCAACATTCGACGCAGATGCTCCCGAAGATCCAAATGCGACATTTGAATCACGCACATTCGAAACAGAAGGAAAACGGACTCTTATGACACATCTCTGTCGGTACGCTTCATCTGATATTTGTAAGATGATGGTTGAGTCAGGTGCAGCAGATGGTATGGCAGAATGTTATTTGGAGTTGGACAAATACCTCACAACGATTCAGTAG
- a CDS encoding ArsR/SmtB family transcription factor, with the protein MQTLDATFSALADPTRRAILMHLAKKELTVMELTKPFQMSQPAISKHLKILEEAGLITTTRRGQERPRRLQTAPLKEAVDWMEKYRQIWEKRYQALDGLLEELQRIQPKGGKKK; encoded by the coding sequence ATGCAAACTCTGGACGCAACATTCTCCGCGCTGGCTGACCCCACGAGAAGGGCCATTTTGATGCATCTGGCGAAAAAAGAGCTAACGGTGATGGAACTCACGAAACCTTTTCAAATGAGTCAACCAGCAATCTCGAAACATCTTAAGATATTAGAAGAAGCTGGACTCATTACGACAACAAGAAGGGGTCAGGAAAGACCACGTAGGTTACAAACTGCTCCACTCAAAGAAGCTGTGGATTGGATGGAGAAATACCGCCAGATATGGGAAAAACGATACCAGGCTCTCGATGGGTTATTGGAAGAACTACAAAGAATACAACCGAAAGGGGGTAAAAAAAAATGA
- a CDS encoding GNAT family N-acetyltransferase → MIEIIPFTPALAEFIKTLNYEWLQKYFRIEEGDVLALSDPKRYIIDKGGYIFFAKFQDQIVGTASLLKKTETEFELGKMAVTESVQGKGIGRKLLEHCLIFAKEKKIRSLILYSNTKLESAIHLYREYGFREIELESGLYERANIKMFLDLALSTL, encoded by the coding sequence ATGATCGAAATCATTCCCTTCACACCTGCGTTAGCCGAATTCATCAAGACTTTGAACTATGAGTGGTTGCAGAAATACTTTCGCATCGAAGAAGGTGATGTACTCGCTTTGTCTGATCCTAAACGATATATTATCGATAAAGGGGGATATATTTTTTTTGCCAAATTTCAAGACCAAATTGTTGGTACAGCATCTTTATTGAAAAAAACAGAAACGGAATTCGAATTGGGAAAGATGGCTGTTACCGAATCAGTACAAGGGAAAGGAATTGGAAGAAAGCTTTTAGAACATTGTCTTATCTTTGCTAAGGAAAAGAAAATTCGTTCCCTGATTTTATATTCCAATACAAAACTTGAATCCGCAATTCATCTGTATCGTGAATATGGATTTCGAGAAATTGAATTAGAATCAGGTTTATACGAAAGAGCCAATATAAAAATGTTTCTAGATTTAGCATTATCTACTCTTTAG
- a CDS encoding aldo/keto reductase family oxidoreductase, with protein MMVPQIKFIKHNVSISRLVYGIWRLHEDKDGFGEEQIYKKINTCLSLGIDTFDHADIYGDFENEERFGMVVKKHPDLKNKIKIITKFGIQVPGSKFPTKHYNTSKEHIRYSVERSLRKLQLDSLDVVLIHRPDPLMDPTEIAEVFESLIQEGKVKHFGVSNFTPSQFQMIQSQYKRPLFTNQVEFHLFHTEPMFDGTFDQMIQFGIHPMVWSPTAGGKIFAPKTESESNTLSKLEEIAKKYGASVDQIVYSWFLNHPAGLIPILGTNDLKRIESAAKCFSFPLTRLDWFSLLEVARGREVA; from the coding sequence ATGATGGTTCCACAAATCAAATTTATCAAACACAATGTATCCATTTCTCGATTGGTCTATGGAATTTGGAGATTACATGAAGACAAAGATGGATTTGGCGAAGAGCAAATTTATAAAAAAATCAATACTTGTCTTTCTTTAGGAATCGATACTTTTGATCATGCAGACATTTACGGTGACTTTGAAAACGAAGAACGATTTGGAATGGTAGTAAAGAAACACCCAGATTTAAAAAATAAAATCAAAATCATCACAAAGTTTGGGATACAAGTTCCTGGTTCCAAATTTCCAACAAAACACTATAATACATCGAAAGAACACATCCGGTATTCGGTGGAACGTTCTTTACGGAAGTTACAGTTGGATTCATTGGATGTGGTGCTGATCCATAGACCTGATCCACTCATGGATCCAACTGAGATCGCAGAGGTATTTGAATCCTTAATCCAAGAAGGAAAGGTGAAACATTTCGGTGTTTCTAATTTTACGCCTTCTCAGTTTCAAATGATACAATCCCAATACAAACGACCACTTTTTACGAACCAAGTCGAGTTCCATTTATTTCACACCGAACCAATGTTCGATGGTACATTCGACCAAATGATTCAATTTGGAATTCATCCAATGGTTTGGTCTCCAACAGCTGGGGGGAAAATTTTTGCACCGAAAACAGAAAGCGAATCAAATACTTTATCGAAATTAGAAGAGATTGCGAAAAAATACGGAGCCAGTGTCGACCAAATTGTTTATTCCTGGTTTTTGAATCACCCAGCAGGTCTCATCCCGATTTTAGGAACCAATGATTTAAAACGAATCGAATCTGCAGCAAAATGTTTTTCTTTTCCGCTAACTCGTTTGGATTGGTTTTCTCTTTTGGAAGTTGCAAGAGGTCGGGAAGTGGCGTAA
- a CDS encoding LLM class flavin-dependent oxidoreductase — translation MNPIPQAPAIRSEDTSVEVAWFCDLCNGDYEFLGVPDGSLRSSFEHCADIIRTADELGYQNILLPSSYQTGQDTLTFAAAASQFTKQISLLTAIRCGEIHPPMLARTLSTLDHMLKGRLNINIISSDLPGTIRDSKTRYEISKEVIQILQQGWTRDHIKFQGKHYQFDLTADPVKSYQENGGPLLYFGGISEDARALCAEFCDVFLMWPETEERLADTMKDLSLRAKQFGRKIDFGLRIHLIVRDTEKEAKDAAKRLLSRLDLERANDIKHRALDSNSAGVLRQDELRKSADSDLFIEPMIWSGIGLARSGCGSAIVGTPEQVYEKIQRYIRMGIRAFIFSGYPLIEESKLFAEKVLPKIKTVNFAEAQGRKPKGIPVTPLTTGERK, via the coding sequence ATGAATCCAATTCCCCAAGCACCCGCCATTCGATCCGAAGACACTTCCGTGGAAGTTGCCTGGTTTTGTGACCTTTGCAATGGTGATTATGAGTTTTTAGGAGTCCCGGATGGGAGTTTACGTTCTAGTTTTGAACATTGCGCAGACATCATTCGCACTGCAGATGAGTTAGGATATCAAAATATACTTTTGCCATCTTCTTATCAAACAGGCCAAGACACGTTAACGTTTGCGGCTGCCGCCTCGCAATTTACAAAACAAATTTCTCTCCTAACAGCGATTCGGTGTGGAGAAATCCATCCGCCCATGCTTGCAAGAACCCTTTCCACTTTGGATCATATGCTAAAGGGAAGACTCAACATCAATATCATTTCTTCTGACCTTCCCGGTACAATTCGAGATTCAAAAACAAGATATGAAATTTCAAAGGAAGTCATTCAAATTTTACAACAAGGTTGGACAAGAGATCATATCAAATTCCAAGGAAAACACTACCAATTCGATTTAACAGCCGACCCAGTTAAATCTTACCAAGAGAATGGTGGACCATTGTTGTATTTCGGTGGGATCTCAGAGGATGCAAGGGCTTTGTGTGCTGAGTTTTGTGATGTGTTTTTGATGTGGCCAGAAACAGAAGAACGACTTGCTGACACGATGAAAGACTTAAGTTTACGTGCGAAACAATTTGGTCGAAAAATTGATTTTGGCCTTCGAATTCATTTGATCGTCAGAGACACGGAAAAAGAAGCAAAAGATGCCGCAAAACGTTTGTTATCAAGACTTGATCTTGAAAGAGCGAATGATATCAAACATAGAGCACTTGATTCTAATTCGGCAGGAGTTTTGAGACAAGATGAACTTCGTAAGTCAGCAGATTCCGATTTATTCATTGAACCGATGATTTGGTCAGGCATTGGACTTGCGCGGTCTGGTTGTGGATCAGCAATTGTAGGAACACCCGAACAAGTATATGAAAAAATCCAAAGGTACATCCGAATGGGAATTCGTGCGTTTATCTTTTCTGGATATCCTCTCATCGAAGAATCTAAACTGTTTGCAGAGAAAGTTTTACCAAAAATCAAAACAGTGAATTTTGCAGAGGCACAAGGAAGAAAACCAAAAGGAATTCCAGTTACACCTCTTACGACAGGAGAAAGAAAATGA
- a CDS encoding SLC5 family protein: protein MITTIDILFFGFTFLLVLGIGMYAGRKESSSKDYFLGGRSLPWWGIAGSLFGTNISANHLVGMLGIGFSVGFAQSHYEFGSIPAIVLLAFVFLPLFRRKKFFTLSQFLQEKFGKETGRIYSAISLILITIQLTGALYIGARSFLPFLQNLGLQVTYNELVIWIAFTSTIYTWFGGLKSVVYTDVIQTFLILASGLVLAYLSITRPEVGGIFELFTKEESRMDGLSKMSLYLPPNHPTLPWTGALSGLFLLHTFYWNTNQYVVQRTLGGKSLREARYGILVGGLLKLTVPFFSILTGIAAYQIWSSLGETANVAPDEAFSKLVVLVVPVGYGLIGIILAGLLGAIFSSIDSMLHSAATLFTIDFYKPLIEKNGLSLSDEKEMQSGRVFLLLFSILVTIFAIVLIDPNSKKNFFIELSNQSSHFTPALLVVFLLGIFNFQIKTFTICFTILFTPILSLLSPYLYSEFAPIFIKQIFGDELNFLHRVFLVFHFAFFFLILAGYLQNKMNSNKKMFQLPLFRANFKSQSYLFTIYGFPVFLCFFFLIIGLRIQFPTSKSLLALLGLILFFLFSILMILQKKAKTQSYLSLFLKRDEWLYGILLGITFSFYLWF, encoded by the coding sequence ATGATCACTACGATTGACATTCTATTCTTTGGATTTACCTTCCTCCTTGTACTCGGAATCGGCATGTATGCTGGTAGAAAAGAATCATCCTCAAAAGATTATTTTCTCGGAGGCAGAAGTCTTCCCTGGTGGGGAATTGCGGGCTCTCTGTTTGGTACAAACATTTCTGCCAACCATTTGGTGGGAATGCTCGGGATTGGATTTTCCGTTGGTTTTGCCCAAAGTCATTATGAATTTGGATCCATTCCAGCGATTGTATTATTGGCGTTCGTCTTTTTACCCCTCTTCCGCAGAAAAAAGTTTTTTACCCTGTCGCAATTTTTACAGGAAAAGTTTGGAAAGGAAACAGGAAGGATTTATTCTGCGATCTCACTCATCCTCATCACAATCCAACTGACAGGTGCCCTTTATATTGGAGCTCGTAGTTTTTTACCTTTTTTACAAAACCTAGGTCTACAGGTTACCTACAACGAGTTAGTCATTTGGATTGCGTTTACATCTACCATCTACACTTGGTTTGGTGGATTAAAGTCGGTGGTTTACACGGATGTGATCCAAACATTTTTGATATTGGCCTCAGGACTAGTACTTGCCTATCTTTCGATTACAAGACCAGAAGTCGGTGGGATATTTGAACTCTTTACAAAAGAAGAATCAAGGATGGATGGTTTGAGTAAAATGAGTTTATATCTACCACCGAATCACCCAACGCTTCCTTGGACAGGAGCCTTAAGCGGACTATTCCTGCTCCACACATTTTATTGGAACACAAATCAATATGTCGTACAAAGAACATTAGGTGGAAAATCACTCAGAGAAGCTAGATACGGAATCTTGGTCGGTGGATTGTTAAAACTAACTGTTCCTTTTTTCTCAATCTTAACTGGAATCGCAGCGTATCAAATATGGTCATCTCTTGGAGAAACGGCAAATGTGGCACCAGATGAAGCTTTTTCCAAATTAGTTGTACTAGTAGTGCCAGTTGGATACGGACTGATCGGAATCATCCTTGCGGGACTCCTTGGTGCGATTTTTTCAAGCATCGATTCCATGTTACATTCGGCAGCAACTTTATTTACCATTGACTTCTACAAACCACTCATCGAAAAGAATGGACTTTCTCTTTCTGATGAAAAAGAAATGCAATCTGGTAGAGTCTTTCTTTTGCTTTTTTCAATTCTAGTTACAATATTTGCAATTGTTCTAATTGATCCAAATTCAAAGAAAAACTTCTTTATCGAATTATCTAATCAGAGTTCACACTTTACTCCAGCACTTCTGGTTGTATTTTTACTTGGAATTTTTAATTTTCAAATCAAAACATTCACTATTTGTTTTACAATCCTATTTACCCCTATCCTTTCATTACTAAGTCCTTATCTTTATTCAGAATTTGCTCCTATATTCATCAAACAGATATTTGGTGATGAACTCAATTTTTTACACCGAGTGTTTTTAGTTTTTCATTTTGCATTCTTTTTTCTAATCCTTGCAGGATACCTACAAAACAAAATGAACTCAAACAAGAAAATGTTTCAATTGCCTTTATTCCGTGCAAATTTCAAATCTCAGAGTTATCTATTTACAATCTATGGTTTCCCTGTGTTCCTTTGTTTCTTTTTTCTCATCATTGGATTACGAATCCAATTCCCCACATCAAAATCTCTTTTGGCTTTATTGGGACTCATTCTTTTTTTCCTGTTTTCGATCCTAATGATACTGCAAAAGAAAGCCAAAACACAATCCTATCTCTCCCTATTTCTAAAACGAGACGAATGGTTGTATGGAATTTTACTTGGAATCACTTTTTCTTTCTATTTATGGTTCTAA
- a CDS encoding glycosyltransferase — protein MKKNQLSIVIPCYRENNRLPKFLDSLVQMFQGNPEINFVIVDDGSPVYEFLELKEKIGTILSNPQFQLLHYEKNMGKGNAIQLGIENSNGNYLGFIDADGATPAYELKRMWDHINSQSEIDLIAGSRIPMHGKTVKKSLHRHIANRIFSYYFHQLFEIQIYDPQCGCKIFKRSSYDQIKQKITDLRWLWDTQLLILFQRNQFSILEFPIDWNEIPNSKFSFFRDSLSVLVSLWRYRNLR, from the coding sequence ATGAAAAAAAATCAATTAAGTATCGTGATTCCATGTTATCGAGAAAACAATCGTTTACCAAAATTTCTCGATTCTTTGGTACAAATGTTCCAAGGGAATCCCGAAATTAATTTTGTGATTGTAGATGATGGTAGCCCAGTCTATGAATTTTTAGAACTCAAAGAAAAGATTGGAACGATACTATCAAATCCTCAATTCCAGTTGTTACATTATGAGAAGAATATGGGCAAAGGGAATGCCATCCAATTGGGAATTGAAAACTCGAATGGAAATTATTTAGGTTTTATTGATGCTGATGGTGCAACCCCTGCTTATGAATTAAAAAGAATGTGGGACCATATCAACTCACAAAGCGAAATTGACCTAATCGCTGGATCTAGAATTCCAATGCATGGAAAAACAGTCAAAAAATCCCTACATAGACACATCGCTAATCGAATTTTTTCCTATTATTTTCATCAGCTATTTGAAATTCAAATCTATGACCCACAGTGTGGATGTAAAATTTTCAAACGGTCGAGTTATGATCAAATCAAACAAAAAATTACCGATTTACGCTGGTTATGGGACACACAACTTTTGATTCTTTTTCAGAGAAATCAATTTTCAATATTAGAATTTCCAATCGATTGGAATGAAATTCCAAATTCCAAATTTAGTTTTTTTAGGGATTCTCTCTCAGTTTTAGTATCACTATGGAGATACAGAAATCTAAGATAG
- a CDS encoding adenylate/guanylate cyclase domain-containing protein yields MTYRSKSLIDSFMDWYLEELPKIDSPAVLFHSYIQYLQTLGLQITRGNMGTRTLHPQVETLAYLWAPNDQKENFDIQVNQLFHSSKFYEFPDSFVRVTKFRLGSIQSSQFTSSPIQYVLTKKQTYYYQFEKGYEGHYPYPILEELAPSGATGYLAVPVIQKGNSYAFLSLLTNKPNGFDETELNFLTKSLNMIALKWWTFIQSELTETLLGIYLGKRTGSTVYSGKIYLGELENIQSIIWFSDIRNYSGISEKLSPKEVIQLLNDYFGVAIPHIEAFGGEVLKLLGDGILAVFPFHEKNKLVVGKKVLLTVRKIGDALSKLNALRSSDGKLPIHHGVGLHSGKILYGNIGSMDRLDFTVIGEAVNLTSRIAGMCGELGKAVLASENLAQQIPVRWEELGEHKLKGISSPKKIFAISEKK; encoded by the coding sequence ATGACTTACCGATCTAAATCCCTAATTGATTCTTTTATGGATTGGTATCTGGAAGAACTTCCAAAAATTGATTCTCCAGCTGTTTTATTCCATTCGTATATTCAATATTTACAGACCTTGGGCCTCCAGATCACCCGAGGTAATATGGGTACTCGAACATTACACCCCCAAGTGGAAACATTAGCATACCTCTGGGCTCCGAATGACCAAAAAGAAAATTTTGACATCCAAGTGAATCAGCTATTCCATTCTAGCAAATTTTATGAATTTCCAGATTCATTTGTTCGTGTCACCAAATTTAGATTAGGTTCCATTCAGTCTTCACAATTTACTTCAAGTCCTATTCAATATGTATTAACAAAGAAACAAACCTATTATTATCAGTTTGAAAAAGGATATGAAGGTCATTACCCATATCCAATTTTAGAGGAGTTGGCTCCTTCTGGAGCGACAGGTTACTTAGCTGTTCCCGTGATCCAAAAGGGAAATAGTTATGCCTTTTTAAGTTTACTCACCAACAAACCGAATGGTTTTGATGAAACTGAACTGAATTTTTTAACCAAATCATTAAACATGATTGCTTTGAAATGGTGGACTTTCATTCAATCGGAACTCACAGAAACATTACTTGGAATCTATTTAGGAAAAAGAACTGGATCTACTGTCTATTCAGGGAAAATTTATCTGGGAGAATTGGAAAATATCCAATCAATCATTTGGTTTTCTGATATTAGGAACTATTCTGGAATCAGTGAAAAACTTTCACCAAAGGAAGTCATACAGCTGTTAAATGATTATTTTGGAGTTGCAATACCACACATTGAGGCTTTCGGTGGGGAAGTTCTAAAGTTATTGGGAGATGGAATCTTGGCAGTCTTTCCATTCCATGAAAAAAACAAATTAGTAGTCGGAAAAAAAGTACTGCTAACCGTGAGAAAGATTGGGGATGCACTTTCAAAATTGAATGCTCTGCGTTCTTCGGATGGTAAACTTCCGATCCATCATGGTGTTGGGTTACATTCGGGAAAAATTCTATATGGCAATATCGGTTCGATGGACCGATTGGATTTTACTGTGATTGGTGAAGCAGTTAATCTCACGAGTCGAATTGCTGGTATGTGTGGAGAATTAGGGAAAGCAGTATTGGCTTCGGAGAATTTAGCACAACAAATCCCTGTTCGCTGGGAAGAGTTAGGGGAACATAAATTAAAAGGAATCAGTTCACCAAAAAAAATCTTTGCGATATCAGAAAAGAAATAA
- a CDS encoding NADP-dependent isocitrate dehydrogenase codes for MGKIKVKTPLVELDGDEMTRIIWKEIKDRFIHPYLDITLEYYDLGVEYRDKTDDQVTVDSANAIKKHGVGVKCATITPNADRVKEYNLKQEWKSPNGTIRAILDGTVFRKPIIIKNIPAAVNSWKKPIAIGRHAYGDIYRDVEIAVDGPGKVELVYTDASGKEKQRLLVNEFKGAGVALAMHNLDESIKSFAKACFNYALSEKISIWFATKDTISKKYHARFRDIFDTMAKEQDAAMKAAGITYSYYLIDDAVAQIMKNEGGQLWALMNYDGDVMSDMVASGFGSLGLMTSVLVSPDGKYEYEAAHGTVTRHYRKYQKGETTSTNSVASIFAWTGALAKRGELDGTPDVVNFAHKLEEAIIETIEGGEMTKDLLSLSTAAKKTELDTFQFMEAVQKRLDAKLK; via the coding sequence ATGGGAAAAATTAAAGTAAAAACACCGTTAGTTGAGTTAGACGGCGATGAAATGACAAGAATCATCTGGAAAGAAATTAAAGATCGTTTCATCCATCCTTACCTAGATATTACTTTAGAGTATTATGACCTCGGTGTTGAATACCGCGACAAAACAGATGACCAAGTGACTGTTGATTCTGCGAATGCGATCAAAAAACACGGTGTAGGTGTAAAATGTGCAACAATCACTCCAAATGCTGATCGTGTCAAAGAATACAATTTGAAACAAGAATGGAAATCACCTAACGGAACCATTCGTGCGATCTTAGATGGAACTGTATTTCGTAAACCCATCATCATCAAAAATATCCCTGCTGCCGTTAACTCATGGAAAAAACCAATTGCGATTGGTCGTCATGCCTACGGTGATATTTATCGTGATGTGGAAATTGCAGTCGATGGTCCAGGAAAAGTGGAACTCGTTTACACAGATGCAAGCGGTAAAGAAAAACAAAGACTACTTGTGAATGAATTCAAAGGTGCTGGTGTTGCACTTGCAATGCACAACCTAGATGAGTCGATTAAGTCGTTTGCAAAAGCATGTTTTAATTATGCTCTTTCAGAAAAAATTAGCATCTGGTTTGCTACAAAAGATACAATCTCTAAAAAATATCATGCTCGTTTCCGTGATATCTTTGATACCATGGCAAAAGAACAAGACGCGGCAATGAAAGCGGCTGGTATCACTTATAGTTACTACCTCATTGATGATGCGGTTGCACAGATCATGAAAAACGAAGGTGGTCAACTTTGGGCACTCATGAATTACGATGGTGATGTGATGAGTGATATGGTGGCATCTGGTTTTGGATCTCTTGGTCTTATGACATCGGTTCTTGTTTCACCAGACGGAAAATACGAGTATGAAGCGGCTCACGGAACAGTGACTCGACATTATCGTAAATACCAAAAAGGGGAAACAACTTCTACAAACTCTGTGGCATCAATTTTTGCTTGGACAGGTGCTCTTGCAAAACGTGGAGAACTCGATGGCACTCCTGATGTTGTGAACTTTGCTCACAAATTAGAAGAAGCAATCATCGAAACGATTGAAGGTGGTGAAATGACAAAAGATCTACTCTCACTTTCTACTGCTGCCAAAAAAACAGAATTGGATACTTTCCAATTTATGGAAGCAGTACAAAAACGTTTGGATGCCAAACTGAAGTAA